The following DNA comes from Anopheles coustani chromosome 2, idAnoCousDA_361_x.2, whole genome shotgun sequence.
GCTAGTAAAtagtaaacataaaaatggacCAGTGTCCATTGtattaaaatttcttttatttttataattgaaTTAAAGCGATTTGTTAGTGATGAACCCACCTTGTAAATTGATACTGCTTAAGCTTGTTCGAGACTGTCATTTTCCAATGCGCCAAGAAAAGAGTTTGCGAAAGATTTGGAAATAAACAATCGGGGTTTTGTGAGGTTGCTGAAAGCTGTAGTCGAAAATGGTAATTTAATGTGAGATAAAGAGCAAAAGGATGGGAGTAATATGGTTTCTTGTTGCAGCTTTTCTATTCTTTCTTCAAATCCCTTGTTGGCAAAGATGTCGTTGTCGAGTTGAAAAACGATTTGAGGTAAGTGGAAACGCTCCACTTTGTAGCCGGCATAATTGCACACTCGTATTACAGAAACCATCGAATAATGTGTTACAAGCAAAATCATTCTATACGTTTCTCTTCTGTTGCAGCATCTGCGGAACGCTACACTCCGTAGACCAGTACCTCAATATCAAGCTGACGGACATCAGCGTGACGGATCCGGAGAAATACCCACATATGCTGTCGGTAAAAAACTGCTTCATCCGCGGTTCGGTCGTACGATATGTGCAGCTGCCCGGTGAAGAAGTAGATACCCAGTTACTACAAGACGCGGCACGAAAAGAAGCTGTAACTAGTGTACGATAAGTAAATAACACGATTGGTCACATACcataaaacaaacgataaGTTGCGGATAATAAGATGATGACAGATAGTTTTACTAAATTTTAGGGTACCAAATTTTCCAGTAGAAGTTCTTTTGGTCATTCTTTCGTGACAATTATGGCCTACTGTAGTAGGCTACGATACTTACTTTAATGTGAACAATCCATCAGTACTTGTGAAAGtaacaaatattctcaattTGGAGGAAATATTTTAAGCAAAATGTGACTATGGTTTTGGTGATTTTgttcaaatacaaaaaatCTAGATTAACTCTTTCAAAAACATGGGAAAATCACCAGAAATGCgataaaaaacatttaacataCCAATGTGGTTAGTTAGTTTCCAAAAGCATAG
Coding sequences within:
- the LOC131264347 gene encoding U6 snRNA-associated Sm-like protein LSm2; the protein is MLFYSFFKSLVGKDVVVELKNDLSICGTLHSVDQYLNIKLTDISVTDPEKYPHMLSVKNCFIRGSVVRYVQLPGEEVDTQLLQDAARKEAVTSVR